The segment ATTCTTTCAAGAATTCCTTGGAGTAACTGGTTCTAAATATGAAATTTTTAAGCTATATATTATCACCAATTTTTTTATTTTCTTTCACTTTAATATTGATTGTTTTTCATCCTTTTCAGTGGCTAAGTTTTACATTATTTGGAGTTAAAGGGCATTCTAAAGTTGTAAATGCATTAAATTTTACTTTGGTTAAATCGCTAATGCTTATTGGTGTAACTGTTCATGTAATCAATAAACATAAGATACCAGAAAACACATCAATTGTTTTTGTATCAAACCATCAATCAATTTCTGATATTCCTCCAATAGGATGGTATTTTAGAAAATATAACCCAAAATTTGTTTCAAAAATAGAACTTGGTAAAGGCATTCCAAGTGTCTCTTTTAACTTAAAGAATGGTGGTGGAGCACTAATAGATAGAAAAGATCCAAAACAATCAATAACTGAATTGGTTAATTTTTCTAAAAGAATTAATAAAAACAAATGGGGAGCAGTTATTTTTCCAGAAGGAACTAGAAGTAGAGACGGATTGCCTAAAGAATTTGCGAAGAATGGTTTAAAAGTGATTGCTAAATACAATAAAGATGGGTATATTGTACCTTTGACTATTAATAATTCCTGGAAAGTTTTTAAATATGGAAAATTTCCATTAGGTCTAGGGAGTCCAATTACTATTACAACGCATGAACCAATAAAAATTAGTTCTTTACCTTATGAAGAATTATTAGAAAAAACAGAAAAAATTATTAAAGAACATATAAAATAAATAACTATGTCTATTCATAACATTAGAAAAGAAGTAATGCTCACGTTAGAAAAAAGCATGCAAAACTTCATGGATACTTATTTAATTCCCGCAGAAAAAATTTGGCAACCAACAGATTTCTTGCCAAACTCGCAAAAAGATTCATTTATATCAGAAGTAGAAGAAATTAGAGAGATTTCTAAAGAGTTACACGATGATTTTTGGGTGGTTTTAGTAGGGGACACTATTACTGAAGAAGCATTACCAACCTATGAATCTTGGTTATTAGATTTAGATGGTGTAAACCAAGACCCGGATAACGGTTGGGCAAAATGGGTAAGAACTTGGACAGCAGAAGAAAACAGACATGGAGATGTTCTAAACAAGTATTTATACTTATCTGGTCGTGTAAACATGCGTGAAGTAGAAATTTCTACACAACACTTAATTGCAGATGGTTTTGATATTGGTACTTCTACAGACCCTTATAAAAACTTTGTGTATACCACATTTCAAGAATTAGCAACCTATGTTTCTCATAACAACGTGGCTAAAATTGCAAAGAAAAAAGGACACAAAGCGTTAGGTAAAATGTCTAAAATTATTGCAGGAGATGAAATGCGTCACCACCAGGCATATTCACATTTTGTAAAAGAAATTTTTAAGATAGATGCAAGTGAAATGATGTTGGCTTTCCAACACATGATGAAATATAAAATTGTAATGCCTGCATTACACTTAAGACAATCATTTGGAGCTAAAGGAAGTGCATTTGATGATTTTTCTGCAGTAGCGCAAAGAATAGGCGTTTATACAGGTTTCGATTATGTAGATATATTGAGGAAATTAAACGAGATGTGGGAAATTGACAAAATCACAAATTTGACGCCAGAAGCAGAAAAAGCACGTGATTACTTAATGAAACTTCCAGACAGAATGTACAGAATTACAGAAAGAATTAAGGTGCCAGATACTAAGTTTGACTTTAAATGGCTATTACCAGCATAAAATAATAATAAGCTATTTCCTGTTTTTTACGATCTCTTTTTGTGAAAAACAAAAACGATGTCGTTTTAATTAGGGCTAGAATTTTTACTAGCTATAGAGCGCTGGTATTTAGTTCTTTTGCTTGATATTGTAAATGCGATGTCAGAAGACACAAATATTTAAAAAAATTAAAGACCCATTAATCCCGAAACTTATGGATTAACGGGTCTTTTCTAATTTAGAGATTTAACACAAATAAGAACCTATATTTTCTATGTGCCTATGAGTTTAAAATAGCAGCAAAGTGCCAGCGTAACAAAGCTACCTATACTTTATTTTTAAGTAAATCTATTTCAAAAAGACAAACAGGAGCCAGTTTATAATGGTCAGGTAAATTGGAAGTATCTTTTAAGTTAAAGAGCCCCAAAAAATCGAAGCCTGCATTTCTATAATGTTTAATAAGCCCAAGATTCTCTCCTAAAGTATCCAATCTAATAAATTGAATGTCTTTTTCAAGCGCAAATTCTTTGGCCCAAGCAATAATTTTATCAATATAATTATTCCCTCTAAAATTTGGATTTACAGCAATTCTATGAATGTAGAGTGCGCTGTCTTCTTTGCTGTCTTCCCAAATTTGTACATCAGAAAAAGTAACTGCCCAAACACATGCAACTTCAGTATTAATTAGAAGTTTAAATTGCCTGTTTTCCGCAATTTCGGTTTCAACCATTTCTCTATTAAACTCTGGCCAAACAATAACTGTTTTCTTTTCTTTCTGGTAATTAGAGGCAATAGTGTAAAATGTAAATATTTTATCAATATCTAAAGGAGTAACATTTTTAATAGTCATGTGTGTTATTTAGAAATTTTAAAGGAATCTTTATCAGTTAAGAAACCTAGTTTTTTACGAATTCTATCTTGATTAGATTTAATGAAAGTTGCAGTTACAATACCAACTTCATTTTTATCTAAATTAGAAAGCACATCACCTAGGTAATCAATAATTAAGGAAGCACCAGAATATTCATAATTATTAGCATCTTTTCCTGTTCTGTTAACACCAATAACATAGCTCATGTTTTCTATTGCACGCGCTTTTAAAAGCGTTTTCCAAGCTTTAATTCTTGCAACTGGCCAATTTGCCATAAATAATAATAAATCATAACCTTCTTGATTTCTTGCCCAAACAGGAAACCGTAAATCATAACAAATTAACGGACAGATTTTCCAACCTTTATAATCTATAATTAGCTTTTTATCTCCGGAAGTATAAACTTTATCTTCACCAGCCAGGGTAAAAGAATGTCTTTTGTCATAGATTTCTATTTTTTCTGAAGGATGCACAAAAACCAATCTATTATAATATTTGTTACCTTGACCGGAGTCAAAAGGTTCTTGTATTACTAAACTACCAACAATTGCAGTTTGGTTTTCTTTCGCTATTTTTTTCATCCAGGAAATAGAGATTCCATCCATTTTTTCAGCAACATTTTCAGGATTCATTGTAAAACCACTTGTAAACATTTCTGGTAAAACAATTAAATCTACGTCTTTATCTAGAGCAACTATTTTTTCTTCAAAAAAAGCAATGTTTTTAGCAGGGTTTTCCCAAACTAAGTCAGCTTGAATTCCTACAACTTTCAATTTGTTTTGCATCAAAATTAATTTTTAGAATGACTACCTATAAAAGTAAGTTTTTGTAATTTAGAAAATTAAACCGAACGTTAAAAATTCTATGCAAACTTTTATTTCTGAAACGATTGATGATATTCTAAAAACGACAACGTCTTTTGAAGATGTAGTTTTTGTAATGCCATCTCAAAGAGCTAAAGTTTTTGTTAAACAGACCTTTAAAGATAAAATATCTGTAGGG is part of the Polaribacter sp. SA4-10 genome and harbors:
- a CDS encoding amidohydrolase, with amino-acid sequence MQNKLKVVGIQADLVWENPAKNIAFFEEKIVALDKDVDLIVLPEMFTSGFTMNPENVAEKMDGISISWMKKIAKENQTAIVGSLVIQEPFDSGQGNKYYNRLVFVHPSEKIEIYDKRHSFTLAGEDKVYTSGDKKLIIDYKGWKICPLICYDLRFPVWARNQEGYDLLLFMANWPVARIKAWKTLLKARAIENMSYVIGVNRTGKDANNYEYSGASLIIDYLGDVLSNLDKNEVGIVTATFIKSNQDRIRKKLGFLTDKDSFKISK
- a CDS encoding N-acetyltransferase, which codes for MTIKNVTPLDIDKIFTFYTIASNYQKEKKTVIVWPEFNREMVETEIAENRQFKLLINTEVACVWAVTFSDVQIWEDSKEDSALYIHRIAVNPNFRGNNYIDKIIAWAKEFALEKDIQFIRLDTLGENLGLIKHYRNAGFDFLGLFNLKDTSNLPDHYKLAPVCLFEIDLLKNKV
- a CDS encoding 1-acyl-sn-glycerol-3-phosphate acyltransferase, which produces MKFLSYILSPIFLFSFTLILIVFHPFQWLSFTLFGVKGHSKVVNALNFTLVKSLMLIGVTVHVINKHKIPENTSIVFVSNHQSISDIPPIGWYFRKYNPKFVSKIELGKGIPSVSFNLKNGGGALIDRKDPKQSITELVNFSKRINKNKWGAVIFPEGTRSRDGLPKEFAKNGLKVIAKYNKDGYIVPLTINNSWKVFKYGKFPLGLGSPITITTHEPIKISSLPYEELLEKTEKIIKEHIK
- a CDS encoding acyl-ACP desaturase — protein: MSIHNIRKEVMLTLEKSMQNFMDTYLIPAEKIWQPTDFLPNSQKDSFISEVEEIREISKELHDDFWVVLVGDTITEEALPTYESWLLDLDGVNQDPDNGWAKWVRTWTAEENRHGDVLNKYLYLSGRVNMREVEISTQHLIADGFDIGTSTDPYKNFVYTTFQELATYVSHNNVAKIAKKKGHKALGKMSKIIAGDEMRHHQAYSHFVKEIFKIDASEMMLAFQHMMKYKIVMPALHLRQSFGAKGSAFDDFSAVAQRIGVYTGFDYVDILRKLNEMWEIDKITNLTPEAEKARDYLMKLPDRMYRITERIKVPDTKFDFKWLLPA